CATGTTCAAGCAAGAATCATTTATACTATGTTGATTGGATGATAGTCTCAGTTTGTTTGAGACTGAACTTTTAGAAATCAAAATCATTTAATAAAACAACTTATTGAGAAAATGCTGAGATATTATTTATAACCCTTTGTTGATAAGCAAAAGGCAAACAAGTATCTCATGTTGCGCTGTTGGTGTGTCCGTTCTCTGCATCTCCTGATGAAACTGCTCCTGTTTTTAGAAACGCAAAAGAGCAAACACAGGGTTCAAAAAATGTTATTTCAGACTCTTGATGTTACTGTGAATGTGTAAGTCACCGTTGGGTATTGCCGCTTTGTAACCATCAGCAACATGTCGAAAGAACTCTTTAGTAGCATCTGCATGTTCATTCAGGAACAGTCACCACTAAACCCGACCGAGACAACAAGAAGAATACAAGAATCTGTGAACTCACCATGTTTCATTGCCAGAGACGGGTCTTGCTCATCAATGACCCTGATCAGTTTAGCAGGGTTTCCAGCCACCACACTTCAAAACAATCCCCCAAAAAAAGGATGTTCATTGGTTACCAAACATTCAATGATTTTTCAGATTTATTTTCTTTTATACCTATGAGGCGGAACGTCCTTTAACACAAGTGAACCTGCAGCTACCATTGCCCCAACACCTATGCTTATGTTTCCAAGTACAGTCACACAGGCTCCAAGCAATGCACCTTCACCTATTTTTGGATGACGGTCGCCAGTTTCCTTCCCGGTTCCTCCTAAAGTCACACCCTATGGAAATGAAGAATTCAGCTAAGTATTGATCCCGGAATAGACCTTGAGGGGAATGGTTTGGAGAAGAAGATGCTTACATGCAAGATGGAGACATGGTTGCTTATCACAGCGGTCTCACCTATGACCACTCCTGTTCCATGATCCAACAATATACCCTCCCCAATTTTTGCCGCTACAAAAAGTAGAACAATTTGTATAACCAGGAGTCAATGCACCTGAATCAACTAAAACACCAGAGAGGAGATTGAGAAACTGAGAAAGATCTCAAACTTTACCTGGATGTATGTCAATTCCGAAAACCTGAGGAGAAAACCCACAAGTGTAGATCAGACGTTTGAGTTGAAATTTAGTTAACCAAAAGACAAAATTATAAGCAAAACTACCTCGCTAATTCGGCTTTGCAAGGCAAGAGCTAATAGTGTCCGGCCTTGGTTCCATAACTTATGTGCAACCCTGTAAGCTTGCAACGCATGATAGCCCTGTGTACAACAGAAAAGATCCAATGTGAGAGATGTTTTAGCTCTAAAGACTCAAGTAAATAGTTACCTTCAAATGTAAAATAGCAGAGCTATAAGAGAGACAAGCAGGGTCCCGGTCTTTAAATGCCTACAATCATCGAGCCACATAAGAAAAAACAGCAACATAGATCATGTCTTCTCACATGTATTTTTAGATGAGTGTTTTTTTTTACCTGAATGTCATGGCGAATCGATCTCTGAAGGCCTTTGTCATGCATCATGACACCATTAAATATATCCAAGAGTTGAGTTGCCAACAAGGTTGGGTTTTGGAGACGGTTGGCTAGGACGAACCCTAAAGCTTGCTCTAAACATTCATGTGCTAAGATGCCAGCATACAAGAAGCTGCTCAAAATAGGCTCCTTCTCTGCCTATAACCCACAACAAACAGCAACATCTATATAAATACCACAGAACAACAATAGCACTATTCCTCATGAAACAATTTTCAAAGTTTTAAACACTCAGTCAACAAGACCAAAACATCGAAGAGCATCTCAAACATTCCATTTACTTTGTTACTGGATCAAGTCCATGTGATCAAATGGAGGAATTGTACATTCAAATGCTATGGTGGTCCGATTAAATGGCAAAGCTTTCAATGAAAGACACAAGGTTGACTTATTCTAAACCCTAATGGACACACAGTTAATACTAAAAAGACAAAAAAGGTTGTTCTGCTGTAAGATCAAATAACAAGTAAACTGAAACTGTAGATTAACACATGAAGACTCAAAACCCATAACAAGAAGCGATGATGCAGAGGAAGTAAGTGAGAACCTCAAGCTTAGCTTCTTCTCTAATAGCATCCCAGATAGGATCGTAACCAGAATCCAGCAAAACCGGGTCAAATTCCAACTTATTCGTTCCCTTAGCGTA
The DNA window shown above is from Brassica oleracea var. oleracea cultivar TO1000 chromosome C3, BOL, whole genome shotgun sequence and carries:
- the LOC106329084 gene encoding serine acetyltransferase 2, with the translated sequence MDGDELPFEMGIAVYAKGTNKLEFDPVLLDSGYDPIWDAIREEAKLEAEKEPILSSFLYAGILAHECLEQALGFVLANRLQNPTLLATQLLDIFNGVMMHDKGLQRSIRHDIQAFKDRDPACLSYSSAILHLKGYHALQAYRVAHKLWNQGRTLLALALQSRISEVFGIDIHPAAKIGEGILLDHGTGVVIGETAVISNHVSILHGVTLGGTGKETGDRHPKIGEGALLGACVTVLGNISIGVGAMVAAGSLVLKDVPPHSVVAGNPAKLIRVIDEQDPSLAMKHDATKEFFRHVADGYKAAIPNGAVSSGDAENGHTNSAT